Proteins from one Balaenoptera musculus isolate JJ_BM4_2016_0621 chromosome 7, mBalMus1.pri.v3, whole genome shotgun sequence genomic window:
- the PROC gene encoding vitamin K-dependent protein C isoform X1, with protein sequence MSESASEGVGKVEHETGGSNFRMWQLTSLLLFVTIWGISSTPVPPDSVFSSHQRAHQVLRIRKRANTFLEELRPGSLERECREETCEFEEAREIFQNMEDTMAFWSKYHDGDQCAAPPPAHPCDSPCCGRGTCIDGLGGFRCDCAQGWEGRFCLQEARFSNCSAENGGCAHYCLEEEDRRHCRCAPGYRLGDDHLLCEPKVTFPCGRPGKRMEKKRKNLKRDTDQVDQEGQLDPRLISGQEAGWGESPWQVVLLDSKKKLACGAVLVHVSWVLTAAHCLEDRKKLIVRLGEYDLRRWEKWEVDLDIKEVFVHPNYTKSTSDNDIALLHLAQPATLSQTIVPICLPDSGLSERELTQVGQETVVTGWGYRSEAKRNRTFVLNFVKVPLVPHNMCVLAMQNKISENMLCAGILGDPRDACEGDSGGPMVVSFRGTWFLVGLVSWGEGCGRLNNYGVYTKVSRYLDWIHGYINPKEAPLESQVP encoded by the exons ATGTCAGAATCAGCCTCAGAGGGAGTCGGCAAAGTGGAACATGAG ACAGGTGGCAGCAACTTCAGAATGTGGCAGCTTACAAGCCTCTTATTGTTCGTGACCATCTGGGGAATTTCCAGCACACCGGTTCCTCCCG ACTCAGTGTTCTCCAGCCACCAGCGCGCCCACCAGGTGCTGCGGATCCGCAAACGCGCCAACACCTTCCTGGAGGAGCTGCGGCCCGGCAGCCTGGAGCGCGAGTGCAGAGAGGAGACCTGTGAATTTGAGGAGGCTCGGGAGATTTTCCAAAACATGGAAGACACA ATGGCCTTCTGGTCCAAGTACCACG ACGGGGACCAGTGCGCGGCCCCGCCGCCGGCGCACCCGTGCGACAGCCCGTGCTGCGGGCGCGGCACGTGCATCGACGGCCTGGGCGGCTTCCGCTGCGACTGCGCGCAGGGCTGGGAGGGCCGCTTCTGCCTTCAAG AGGCTCGCTTCTCCAACTGCTCGGCGGAGAACGGCGGCTGCGCGCACTATTGcttggaggaggaggacaggCGCCACTGCCGCTGCGCGCCCGGCTACCGCCTGGGGGACGACCACCTGCTCTGCGAGCCCAAGG TGACGTTCCCTTGTGGGAGGCCAGGGAAGCGAATGGAGAAGAAACGCAAGAACTTGAAACGTGACACAGACCAAGTAGACCAAGAAGGCCAACTAGATCCACGGCTCATCAGTGGGCAGGAGGCCGGATGGGGAGAGAGCCCCTGGcag GTGGTCCTGCTGGACTCGAAGAAGAAGCTGGCCTGCGGGGCGGTGCTCGTCCACGTCTCCTGGGTGCTGACAGCGGCCCACTGCTTGGAAGACCGCAAGAAGCTCATCGTCAGGCTCG GGGAGTATGACCTGCGGCGCTGGGAGAAGTGGGAGGTGGACCTGGACATCAAGGAGGTCTTTGTCCACCCCAACTACACCAAGAGCACCAGCGACAATGACATCGCCCTGCTCCACCTGGCCCAGCCCGCCACTCTCTCGCAGACCATTGTGCCCATCTGCCTCCCAGACAGTGGCCTGTCGGAGCGCGAGCTCACCCAGGTCGGCCAGGAGACGGTGGTGACAGGCTGGGGCTACCGCAGTGAGGCCAAGAGAAACCGCACCTTCGTCCTCAACTTCGTCAAGGTCCCCCTGGTCCCGCACAACATGTGCGTCCTGGCCATGCAAAACAAGATCTCCGAGAACATGCTGTGCGCCGGCATCCTGGGGGACCCGCGGGATGCCTGTGAGGGCGACAGCGGGGGGCCTATGGTCGTCTCCTTCCGCGGCACCTGGTTCCTGGTGGGCCTGGTgagctggggtgagggctgcGGGCGCCTCAACAACTACGGTGTTTACACCAAAGTCAGCCGTTACCTCGACTGGATCCACGGCTACATCAACCCTAAGGAGGCCCCCCTCGAGAGCCAGGTGCCTTAG
- the PROC gene encoding vitamin K-dependent protein C isoform X2 yields the protein MAAGGRPCSFSAVHPSGSNFRMWQLTSLLLFVTIWGISSTPVPPDSVFSSHQRAHQVLRIRKRANTFLEELRPGSLERECREETCEFEEAREIFQNMEDTMAFWSKYHDGDQCAAPPPAHPCDSPCCGRGTCIDGLGGFRCDCAQGWEGRFCLQEARFSNCSAENGGCAHYCLEEEDRRHCRCAPGYRLGDDHLLCEPKVTFPCGRPGKRMEKKRKNLKRDTDQVDQEGQLDPRLISGQEAGWGESPWQVVLLDSKKKLACGAVLVHVSWVLTAAHCLEDRKKLIVRLGEYDLRRWEKWEVDLDIKEVFVHPNYTKSTSDNDIALLHLAQPATLSQTIVPICLPDSGLSERELTQVGQETVVTGWGYRSEAKRNRTFVLNFVKVPLVPHNMCVLAMQNKISENMLCAGILGDPRDACEGDSGGPMVVSFRGTWFLVGLVSWGEGCGRLNNYGVYTKVSRYLDWIHGYINPKEAPLESQVP from the exons ATGGCGGCAGGAGGGCGACCTTGCAGTTTCTCGGCGGTCCACCCCA GTGGCAGCAACTTCAGAATGTGGCAGCTTACAAGCCTCTTATTGTTCGTGACCATCTGGGGAATTTCCAGCACACCGGTTCCTCCCG ACTCAGTGTTCTCCAGCCACCAGCGCGCCCACCAGGTGCTGCGGATCCGCAAACGCGCCAACACCTTCCTGGAGGAGCTGCGGCCCGGCAGCCTGGAGCGCGAGTGCAGAGAGGAGACCTGTGAATTTGAGGAGGCTCGGGAGATTTTCCAAAACATGGAAGACACA ATGGCCTTCTGGTCCAAGTACCACG ACGGGGACCAGTGCGCGGCCCCGCCGCCGGCGCACCCGTGCGACAGCCCGTGCTGCGGGCGCGGCACGTGCATCGACGGCCTGGGCGGCTTCCGCTGCGACTGCGCGCAGGGCTGGGAGGGCCGCTTCTGCCTTCAAG AGGCTCGCTTCTCCAACTGCTCGGCGGAGAACGGCGGCTGCGCGCACTATTGcttggaggaggaggacaggCGCCACTGCCGCTGCGCGCCCGGCTACCGCCTGGGGGACGACCACCTGCTCTGCGAGCCCAAGG TGACGTTCCCTTGTGGGAGGCCAGGGAAGCGAATGGAGAAGAAACGCAAGAACTTGAAACGTGACACAGACCAAGTAGACCAAGAAGGCCAACTAGATCCACGGCTCATCAGTGGGCAGGAGGCCGGATGGGGAGAGAGCCCCTGGcag GTGGTCCTGCTGGACTCGAAGAAGAAGCTGGCCTGCGGGGCGGTGCTCGTCCACGTCTCCTGGGTGCTGACAGCGGCCCACTGCTTGGAAGACCGCAAGAAGCTCATCGTCAGGCTCG GGGAGTATGACCTGCGGCGCTGGGAGAAGTGGGAGGTGGACCTGGACATCAAGGAGGTCTTTGTCCACCCCAACTACACCAAGAGCACCAGCGACAATGACATCGCCCTGCTCCACCTGGCCCAGCCCGCCACTCTCTCGCAGACCATTGTGCCCATCTGCCTCCCAGACAGTGGCCTGTCGGAGCGCGAGCTCACCCAGGTCGGCCAGGAGACGGTGGTGACAGGCTGGGGCTACCGCAGTGAGGCCAAGAGAAACCGCACCTTCGTCCTCAACTTCGTCAAGGTCCCCCTGGTCCCGCACAACATGTGCGTCCTGGCCATGCAAAACAAGATCTCCGAGAACATGCTGTGCGCCGGCATCCTGGGGGACCCGCGGGATGCCTGTGAGGGCGACAGCGGGGGGCCTATGGTCGTCTCCTTCCGCGGCACCTGGTTCCTGGTGGGCCTGGTgagctggggtgagggctgcGGGCGCCTCAACAACTACGGTGTTTACACCAAAGTCAGCCGTTACCTCGACTGGATCCACGGCTACATCAACCCTAAGGAGGCCCCCCTCGAGAGCCAGGTGCCTTAG